GCGGCCACTCCCGAGCCCGGCCCGGGATTCCTCCTCCAGGAGGGAATTCCCTCTTGTCCTTAATCTCTCGGACAGTTCCAGCCTTATTTTTCTACTCCAGATCTGATTCTTCCTCTGTGTTCGAGACCAGAGCTTGGTGCTATCCTTGGAGCCGGGGCTGGAGCCGGGaattcttcctcttcctcctcctcctcctcctcctcctcaggggCTCCAACCCCTCCATCCTGGGAGGATCCCGAGGGATGGGAATCCCAAGGGGTGCTGGGTCGGATATTTTGGGGTCTGGGTGCTTTGGGTGCCTCCCCCATGCCGGGGTCCTGCCCGAGCCAAAGCCACgctggagctgggaaatgggaaaagggaaaagggaaaagggaaaaaggagatgggaaaagggaaaagggaaaagagagatgggaaaagggaaatgggaaaagggaaaaggatcTGGGATAAGGGatgggagaagggaaatgggatgggaaaagggaaaagggaagagggaaaagggagatgggatgggaaaagagaaaagggaaaagggcaaagggaagagggaaaagggaagagggaagagggaaaagggagatgggatgggaaaagggaaaagggaaaagggagatggGAAAAGGAGCCAGGAAAAGGGGCAAGGAGCGGGGAAAAGAGataggagaagggaaaagggatgggagaaggaaaaggggtGGGAGAAGAGgtttggaaaagggaaaaaggggtcaggagaagggaaaatagattgggagaagggaaatgggagatgggaaaaggagccaggaaaagggaccaggagctgggggaaataggggcaaggagcagggaaaaggggttggggaaagggaaaagaggtTGGGAGGAGGGAAATGGGGTTGGGAGATGGGAAAAGGGATGAGAGAAGAGGTTTGGAAATGGGAAAAAGGGGTTGGGagatgggaaaagggaaaacggatgggagaagggaaaaggggaaaaggagttgggagaagggaagaggggttgggagaagggaaaagggatgggagaagtttggaaaaggggaaaagcgGTTGGGAGAAGGTAAAGGAAGCCAGGAAAAGGAGCAAGGagctgggggaaaaagggacaaggagcagggaaaaggggtttggaaaagggaaaaggagccagGAAAAGGGgtttggaaaagggaaaaaagggttgggagaagggaaaaaggttTGGGAGAAGGGGTCAGGAGAGGGGAAAGTAACTGGGACAAGTGAAAAGGagccaggagaaggaaaaggggcagggagaggggaaaaggggttgggaaaagggaaaaggagccaggaaaaggggcagggagaggaggcaggagaAAGGCCATGGAGCATCTCCCATGGGATCCCTGAATGCCAAGGGtcccaccaggagctgggggtgggagctgctggcaggtgcTGGTGTCTCCATGGATGACTCATttttgttgggaaaaaaaatccttaatttttattttcttttttttttttttctttttttcccccacctttttttttttttttcctttttttttttttttccagaattttctcCTTGTCCGAGTAAATCCGTGCTCATGCCGTGGGTGTTTTTGTATGGCAGAAATAGAAGTGCAGATTCCCAGTAGTTGCTTGTACTTTGTTCAGTGCATTTGCCAAatcaatttatttaaaaaaaaaatttaaaagaaaaaaaaaaaaaaaaggaaaaaggaggaaaaaaaccacaaaaaaaaaaaaaaaaaaaaaaaaaaaaaaaaaaaaaaagaaggggaaaaaacacacacaaaaaaaagacttttcagAACTTTTTAAGTGCTGGaagggggagcaggaggagctggagcccagctccacaaaagcctttttttttgggatttaACCACATGCCCAGATCTGCCCGGCCTTTCTTTATGGGATGTGGTGAAGCCAGTGCCAAAAATAGAAATCTGGGAATAAAAGGGCCAGGGAAACCAAGCATTGCTCCTATTCCAgttttcctcccctccctgtctcgggggatggagccgggacaCCCCGGAGCCTCTGCATCTCCCAAATGCCCCTTTTTATTCCCCCCTTAAACTCCTTAAAAAATCCACCTTTATTTAACAAAATCCCAATAATTCCTTTACTCTGAACCCACGTGGGATCCTTGGCTCTCcttgttttctccttctctctggTCTATCGTTCAAATAatcatttattattattattattattattatttgccAAACTCTGATCTCGTTGCCAAACACCAAtccaggtttttttcctgactgtCCTTAGGAAGTGGTCGGTGTCTGTGCCGTAGGCTCCTCATCTGTCTGcaattcctgatttttttttggggggttgttttgttgatttttgcCCTTTCTCGTGTGCCATAGCCCCAAAACCCCTCCTTGCACCGTGTTTAATATTTCGTGGAATCGTTGTTCCCAAGTGAATGGATAACACAATAAAAAAGGCTCACTTTGCATTTTGCCAATttgctctgcctgcctgtgctgagaATTCCGTGTGGGAATTCCGGATCCTCCCTCAGGATTTCCCTGTCCCCTTTCCCACCCTTGGGattcccctttcccaccccttgGAGCTCCCATTGGGATCGGGAATGAACATTCCCAGGAAtttgcagctcctggaggattTTAGCTCCTcagaaatcccaaatccttgGGAATCCTCCAACTCTCAAGGATTCCCTTTTCTCATCTCCTTGGATGCTCAGGTGGGATTGGGAATGGCAATTCCCAGGAattgcagctcctggaggattTTAGCTCCTcagaaatcccaaatccttgGGAATCTTGCAGCTCTCAGGGattcccatttcccaccccCTGGATGCTCAAGTGGGATTAGGAATGATGATTCCCAGGAATTACAGCTCCTCGAGGATCTCAACTCCTCAAAAATCCATGTTGGGAATCCTCCAGCTCTCAGGGATTCCCTTTTCTCATCCCCTTGGATGCTCAGGTGGGATTGGGAATGATGATTCCCAGGAATTGCAGCCCTTCAATGATCTCAGCTcagaaatcccaaatccttgGGAATCCCTCCACTTTTTGGGATTCCCCTTTCACACCCCCTGGATGGTCAAACGGGATTAGGAATGCCAAATCCCAGGAATTGCAACTCCTCAAGGATTTCAGCTCCTCAAAAATCCCCCCTTGGGAATCCCCCAATTCTCAGGGATTCTCTTTTCCCACCCCTGTTCTCCCCATCCCCGCTGGCTCCTCCTGGGACCTTTTGGGAATCTCCTTTTTCCCTGGAATCTCCTGagccatcccaccccatcccacgGGGAAatccaaacccagccctgcatTCCTTCCCTTTTATTTCCCGTTAAAAGCGATCCCGGCCCGGCTGGAAGCGCAGCGGGATCCGAGGCCGGGAGCGAGTCCTTGGAATGCGCCGCTCCCGCTGCAGCCGCGGGCCGGGAATTGTTGGGATTTTTCAGCGTCTGCTCCCAAAAACGCCGCTGAGAAAGGCGGCATGGACAGGGGGACAAACAGCAGGTCCTGTGTCATTGTCCCCAAGCcagaatcccaaatccccccccccccccccagttcAGTTCTATACCCGGAGGTGGCAGCGGGTGGCGGTGCCAAAGCGACACCGGCCGGGTGGCACCGGGCTGGCAGCGGCTAAAAATAACCCTCCCTCCTCCGCCGGGCTATTTTTAGCCTGGCTGCCGCTCTAATTAACTCCCGGCCGCCCTAATTAACTCCTTACCCCCGGAGCCGCGGCCGCCGGGACAGCGCGGGTGGCGCAGGGACAAGCGCGGGAGCGGGGACAGCACCGAGGTCACCCCCCGGCCGTGGAGgatccccccgtgtccccacgcGGGTGGCCCGGGGACACCCGTGACGCAATGGTGCCACCACGGTGACATCACGGGCGGACTTCCCGCTCCGGGCGTCACCGGCGGGGGAGGGGAGGCggctccgtgcctcagtttcccccggTTTGCAGCGGGTTTGGGCTATGGGGGTGGGCTAAGCTGCCCCCCcgggggggggtttggggtgggcgGTGCCCCCCTGGTTTCGTGTCCCCGATGTCGCTGCCAGGGTGGAGCCGGAGCCGCCGGAGCCGCCCGGGCCAGACTCATAAATCAGCGGCTCCGGCGCGGCTCCGGCCCTGCCCTGTCTGGCTGCGGCCGCCCCAGAGCCAGGAAGGGGCTCGGTGTCCCCACCCGAACCGAACCCCCCCGTGTCACCCCCCGTGTCACCCCCCGGCCTCACACTCGGGGCGACATCTGCGCCCCCCGTGTCACCGccaccccccaaaaaccaaaaaaaaaacccccgtGTTACCTTTTAGGGGGGTGCCCACCACCCAccctgcacccccagggctggctgcgACCTCCTAATTAATTATTAATCAGCTAATTATCGCTCAGGGTTTAATTACCGCGCGTATCGATGCGGGTGGTCCCGGTGGCTGGGTGGGCTCCGGGGGGGTCCTGAGGATTTTGGGGGATCTGGGGGGGGGTCTCACCCTTCCCAGCCCCGTGACGCGGTCCCAGGCTGACACAGCGGTCACACGAGTGGCACGGCCGCGGTGACAGCGGCGACAGCAATGGCCGCGTGACCCCGCTGCGGCCTCACCAGTGAAACGAGTTCGGGTGGCCCCAGCCGCCCTCGGGCCCTTTCCCTTTGGGATTTCCCCAGGAACGGCGCGACCCCACCCCGAGCTGAGACCCCCACAGCTGGGGGACCTGGGGGTGGATCTCAGTTTGGGGTGTTGTCACCGCTTTGTCCCCGCCAGGACACGGCTGTCAtaccgtgcctcagtttccccgcgATCAACCCCCCCAaaggagggcacagggcacgGTCCCCAAGGCACGCGACACTCCGGGACGGCCACCGTGTCCCCAGCCGGGGCTGGCCGGtcgctgtgtccctgccctggcggACGCCGTGTCCCGGGCTCAGGATCCGCCTggcgccgctcccggggctgTCACCGGGGCCACCGCGGGTGACGGGGACAGCGCGAGCTCAGGTGAGCCCCGCATGCACCGGGGCGGGCTCCGGGGAGCCCCCATTGCCCACAAAGGGGGGGGACCCCACCCCTGAGCCCCCCACCCTCACTGTCCCTCAGCCCTCGGGCTTCTCCTGGTCCCCACCCCCGGAGGACAGAGGGAATTCCCCACCCGGGGTGGGGGCGTGGGGGCTCCCCCCGCCCCCGCTGCAGCCCCCGGCCCGGTTCCCGGTTCCCACGGCGGCCGCGGTTTCTGCGCGGGTGGGGGAAGCTCCAGCCCCGAGCctgggggaggcagtgcctcagtttcccacaGAGCCCGTGGgtgtttttcttggaaaaacCCTTATTCAGAGAAGGGTGGGGTGGGAatttctcctccagcagcagcagcagcgaggCGCCACACACGGGTGGGAACCCCCCGGCCCTATAAAAGGTGGAGCCCACCCCAAagcccaccccaaaacccacccagGAAGCGCCGatcccgctcccgctcccttGGGAACggctccagcagagcacagggaagagCAAACACCGCTAACGTCAAACATTTTATTGCAAATAGATTTAGTTCCTCGCTCGGTAGAAGAATAAACTCTGGAAACGATTCAGCTCAGGGTGTCCAAGTGCAAAAGCAGCACCCGGAGGGTGCAAGTCCATCCGTGCAGATGTCCATAATTCCTTGGAAAAAGCAGTTtgtgcaccaaaaaaaaagaaaaaaaaaattaacactcCAGCTCTCTCTGCAGTCCTCGCCTCCATCGGGTCCCAAAATCGCGACAGTTTCCAGCTCGGGGGTCACCCCCGCGCTCCGCAGCGCCCGCCCGgggctccccagctcctgcacgACTCCTCGGCCGGCGGCTCCGGCCACTGTCCATCCACCGGGCTCCGGCCACTGTCCATCTACCGGGCTCCGGGCTCCGGCCAGCGTCCATCCCGGCTCCGGGCTCCGGCCAGCGTCCCCCGCCGGGCTCGGCCCGGCTCCCTCCATTCCCACCGCAGCCGCCGCGctcccccttcctcctctccggttcaaaagaaaaataaaatcgGTGGGTTTTGTGGGGCGTTGTGGGTTGGAACTGGCTGtttctcccttctttttttgttttttttcctgctgtgtaggttgtttttttgtttttaaagggtTTTAATCCTTTCAAGTCCAGGCCGGGAAGGGCTCAGCGCTCCTGCAGACACACGAAGGGCACCCACTGGTTCCTGTCGCGACTCTCGGCGCAGTAATTCGCCACCTCCGCCAAGCCCTGGCTCTTCCAGGCGTCCGTGTGCGGGTTCTGAGGGATCAGGAGGACGAGATTAATGCCACCAGCGCCCCGACACGTGTCCCCGAGCCGCCCCGTCACCCTCCCCGGCCGCGTCACGGGGCCAGCAGCGCGTCACCCCCGTGCTCACCGTGACAAGCAGGCAGTGCAGGTCGCGGGGCTCGGAGTCCGCCTGCGGCTCGCCCAGGATGGCGGCCAGGCGCTGCATGCCCGACACGCGCAGGATGTGGATGTCGTTGTCGCAGCAGAACGCCTGGATGAGCGTGAAGTGGATCTGCAGGGCGATGTCAccctcgtcctcctcgtccgTGGCCAGCACGCACAGCACCACGCTGTCCGGGTCCCTGCGGGGGCCACGCGGGTTAGGGGCGACCGGGACAGCTCGGGATAATAGAACCCCCTCCCGCGGACCTGTCACTCCTCTGTGTCACCCCCCTGTCGCGACAGACCCCCCGAATTCTGTCTGGTCACCATCACCCCGTAAAACGCTCCAGCCCTGCGCTAAGCGGGTCGGGATGAACCCCGCCACACGAGCCAGACCCCCCCCCGACAAAGCCATATCGCGATACTCACACATTCATCAGCTTGGCCGACTCGTAGACTCCCACGGTGAGGCGGTCCTGCCGCTGCGCCGCCACCAGCACCCGCTCCACCGCCTCGCTCACCGCCTGCATCCTGCCGGGAGGAACGGCACAGCCGGTGAGCGGCGACGGCGACGAACACAGATCCCCTCCCGCCGAGCGCCCCGAGCCGCCCGTCACTTACTTGCTGCTATCGCAAGgcaccagctcctccagggtCATGGTGCAATTGTAATCCGCAGGAGAAGAAGGCAAACTCCAAGAGTAATAATCCCGAGCGCGGCTACGGCGGGGATATCGCGGGGATATCGCGGCGCGATCGCGATCCCCGGTCCCGCTCCGCTCCTGCCGCCGCTCCAGCGCGATCGCTCTGAGCCCCAGCCGCGCCCTGCGCCTCCTTTTATATCCTTCCTCCGAGGGGCGTGGCCTCGCGCGGCGCCCCCGCCTCGCCCATTGGCTGGCGCCGCGCGGAACCGCCCACGGGCGCGGCGCTGATTGGGCGCTGCCGGCGGGACCCACGTGGGGGTGAAACGCGGGGGGGGGAAAGCGCGGGGGAAACCCCCGCCCTGAAACTGCGCCCCCCCCCGCGGGCACGGGCGTGGGACCGGCGGGACCGGGGGGAAACCGGGGGGGAAACCGGGGGGGAAACCGGGCTGGGGTCGCTCCGTGCACCGGGGACTGATCTGTGGGACCGGGGGCTGCACCGGGGGTCGCTCCCTGCACCGAGGGTTGCACCGGGGGTCGCTCCGGGTTTCGCTCGGTGCACCGGGGGTTAATCTGTGGAACCGGAGGCTGCACAGGGGGTCGTTTCTTGCACCGGGACCCGCTCCGTGCACCGGGGGTCGCTCCGAGGGTCAGCCGGTGCACCGGGAGGGGGTCAGTGGGACAGGGGACTGCACAGGGGGGTCGCCCCGTGCACCGGGAGTCGCTTCAGGGGTCGTTTCTTTCACCGGGAGTTGCACCGGCGGTCGGTCAGTGCGCCGGAGGGTGATCTGTGGGACTGGGGGCTGCACCGGGGGTCGCTCCGTGCACCGGGGATCGGTCGGTGGGACAGGGGGCTGCACAGAGGGGTCGGTCCATGGGACCGGGAACTGCTCCGTGGGTCGGTTCTTGCACCGGGGGTCTCTCCAGGTGTCGATCGGTGCACGGGGGTCGGCCCCTGACACCGGCGGCTTTTGCAGGGGCCGGTCCGTGCACAGGGGTCTGCAGCGGGGATCGGTCCGTGGGCCGCGGAACGGTCCGTGCACCGGCGGCCGCACCGGGGGTCTGTCGGTGGAGCGGGGGCTGCACCGGGGGGCGGCAATTCACGCACCGGGCCGCGGGGGCGGTCGGTCCGTGCACCGCGACCCGCAGGCGGGGGCGGGAGGGGTCGGTGCGCTCAGAGCCGGGGGAAACGGGGACACGCGGGGAGCTCCGGGCTGCGCGGGCGACGGCCGCCACCTGCCGGGGACACACCGGGGACACACCGGGCCCGCCGGGGCCACAGCGCTCCCGCTGTCCCGGGGCTTGGGCACACCGGGGTCGCCTCACTTTGGCCCGGAGTCCCGCAGCTGCAGGGCCGGACCCGTCCGTGAACCCCCGGGGGTCGCGGGAGGCGCCAcgccgtgcctcagtttccctcgGCCGCGTCCTGAGCCGTATTTCCCAAGCATCCCTCTGCCCACGGCGGTGCTGGCGCTCCGTatgtgtccccggtgtcccctgtCGGTgtccccccggtgccccccgtgtcccctcggtgtccccCACAGCCATGGCTGCGCTCCTGTTTGGACTCCTCCGAGCCGCCAGGCGGCGCTGTCACCGCCTCTCTATGGCCGCCGCCGCAAAGCCTTCTGGGAAGTGTAGTCCGGCAGCGCCCCGCCTTTCCCCGCCATTAAACGAATACTACATTACCCAGAAGGCTTTGTGACCACGAGTGGGCGGGGCCTCGGGGTGTGGGCGCGGCGCGGTGCCGCCAAACCGGGACCGGGACCTGGGCTGGAATGGGGCCGAGGGTTGGGGGTCACCAAACCGGCACCGAACTGGGCTGGGGGCAACCGAACCGGGACCGGACCTAGTGGGGGGAGCCGAAACTGAGAGGGGCCACCGGACCGGGACCGgactgggctgggggcggccggACCGGGACTGCGGGGGTTGCGCTGGACCGGACCGGGGGGAGCAGGATCGGCGGTGGTCGGGTCGGGGTTCCCCACGCTCCAGTCCTGCCGGTGTCCGCCGGTGCCCCCCCGTCCCGGGTGTCTGCGGGGATCCTGCGGGTTTTGGGGATCCCTGGGGACCGGAGGGACATAGAGGGACCGGACAGGGATGGAACGGGACCGGAGAGCCCGGAAGGGCTGTGGGACTACAGAGCGGCAGCGCTCCTCTGTCCCCTTGTCCATCCCTCTGTCTGTGTTCCCTGTCTGTCCCCCTGTTGTATTCCCTATCGGTCCCTTGTCTGTCCTCTCGGCTGtccccctctctgtccccaagGCTGTCCCCCTGTCTGTATTCCctgtctgtccgtctgtctggATGTCCTCTCTGTCCCCTGTCTGTTCCCCTCTGTCTGTCCACTTTCcatcccctgtgtgtcccctgtctgtccccaccTGCGTCCCCTGTTtgtcctcctttccctcccctgtCTGTCCCCCTTTCTGTCCGCTGTCCGTCCCCTAtctgtccccatggctgtccCCCTGTCTGTATTGCCTGTCTGTCCTTCTGTTTGTGTTTCCTCTCTGTCCCCCCCCCGTCTGTTCCCCTTTCTGTCCCCCCGTCCGTCTCCTGTCTGTTCCCTTGTCTGTCCCTTTTCCATCCCGTCTGTCCCCGTCTCTGTCCTCCTTTCCATGCCCCGTCTGTccccctgtctgtctgtccccctgtctgtctgtccgtgcCCCCCCGTCTGAGCCGTGTCCGGAGCCGCTCCCGGTGTTTGTTTGCTCACGGAATTGGCAGCGGCTGCGGCCCGGGGGGGTCACCGGGGGGTCCCCGCCTGGGCCCGGCTCTGACGTCCGTCCCTGCCCGCTGCCCGGTGGCCGCTGTGTCCCCCCCGCAGCccggtgacagtgacagtgcgGGGCTTTGGGGGGACACAGGCGCCCCGTGTGCGTCACTGCGTGTTCGGGGGTGTCCGGGGTGGGTTATAAAGCCGAGCCTGGCACATCCCGGAGCATCCAGGGCATGCAGAACATGGAGAAcgctctgctgtgcctgctctgcctgctgggctcCGGCCTCATCCTGCTCGGCACTCCCGAACCGGTACCGGAGCTCCGGCCCGGACTGAGCCCGCCCGGGCACGGCCGGGAGGAGCCGgagctggtgaggggctgggggagtgGGGCGGggggtccccagcacccccCGGGAGGGTCTGGGGCATTTCGGGGTGTTCCTGTCCTCCCCATGAGGGTTTGGGGCGTTTCGGGGTGTTCCTATCCTCCCCAGCCTGGTTTGGGATGTTCCTGTTCCCTCCGTGAGGATTTGAGGCGTTTCGGGGTGTTCTTGTCCTCCCCAGCCTGGTTTGGGGCGTTCCTGTTCCCTCCGTGAGGGTTTGGGGAATTTCGGGGTGTTCCTGTTCCCTCCGTGAGGATTTGAGGCGTTTCGGGGTGTTCCTGTTCTCCCCGTGAGGGTTTGGGGAATTTCGGGGTGTTCCTGTTCCCCCTGCCCGGTTTGGGGCGTTTCGGGAGGTTCCTTTTCCTTGGGCGTCCCGGGAATGACCCTCTGGAGTCCCTGGGTGTCCCGGGATTTGGGGGTGCCCCTCTGGAGCCCCTGATATCCCGGCATTTCGGGGTGTCCCTCTGGAGTCCCTGGGTGTCCCGGCATTTCGGGGTTCCCCTCGGAGCCCCTGATATCCCGGCATTTCGGggtgcccctctgctccccacgGCAGGCGGAGGCGCTCCGGGAGGTTCTGGCCGAGCTGGGGACGCGGGAGCCGCCGGCgctggagaagaggctgagcTGGGTGCCCTGGGTacggcggggctgggggcggctCTGGGGGACCCCAAACCCCGCTTTGGCGGGGATCCGGCCCCGGGGCTGACGGTGCCGCCCCGCAGTGCGAGCCCTGGCAGTCGTGCGCGGTGCGGCGCGGGGCGCGCATCGGGAAacgctgcagctgctcccccGGCACCTCCTGCAACCTCTTCACCCTCAAGTGCTCCTGAGCGagcggggacaccgggggacaACGGGGGACACCAGCTGCCACCCGGGAGGGGCGCAGAGGGGAAGCCGCGGGTCCCAGCCCCGTGCCCGCACCGGGATGGATCCGCACGGCACCGCCCGAGCCCCGGCCCGTGGGGCTGGCCGTGTCCAGGGACACATTAAACCATTGGATCCAAGCCTGCCGCCTGCTTTTTTTTCCCGGGGATTTTTGAGGTTCCCAGCTCCCTTTGCCTGCTGAGGGGGTGGGGGTCCCATCCTGTCCCCCTTCCCTGTCGGGAATTTGAGGTCGGGGCGGGAATGGGGGACAGGGAGTGGGAATCTCATCCCGCTGCGGGAGAGGGGGAGCGGGGATGGGAGCGCCGCGGGGACGGGCAGGGAGGTGAGTCCTGGATCTGAGTCCTGGATTCCCGAGCTGATGGACGGGGATGGGTGGATGGAGGATCCGCGGGATGCGGGGGGCTCAtacggcccggcccggccgcatCCCGAATCCCGCATCCACATTCCAAATCCGCACCCAGAATCTCGGATCCCCACCCAGAATTCAGCATCCCCATCTAGAATCTTGGCTCCTCATCTAGAATTCCGCATCCCCATCCACGATCCCGAATCTCCATCCACGATCCCGAATCTCCATCCACGGCCCCGCACCGCCCGCGCGGGCCCCACCCGCTGCCCCACCCCGCGCGTTGCCCCTTTAAGACCCCTCTCTCCCACCTCCGCTCCGCCCACCCGCCTCCCATTCTGCCCCTCCCATTGGCTGGCGGTGACATCAGTGGGTGTGGTCTGGTCGGTGGTGACGCAGGGGGCGTGGCcagcggggcgggcggggggcgccgAAGATGGCGGCGGCTCCGGTGGCTCCGGCGGCTCCGGCGGCTccggccgcggggccgcgccgctTCTCGCTGCTCGCCATCGTGGGCGGCGGCTGCCACCGGCCCGGCCTCAGGGCCGccgccctgcagcagctggagcgaGGTGAGACCCGCGTGATGCTCCGCGGGATCCTCCGGGACCCGCCCCGCCGGCACCGGAggagcccccccccccccaccggGGATGCCGCGCTCGGTCCCGTTCGGTCCCGGGGTGTGATCGCCCCTATGGGGATGCCCCGTTCCGCCCCAGCCCGCCGGGATCCGCCCCTGCGCCTTCCCAGGGTTTGCGCCCCGAAATCCCGAAATTCCCAGGATTCGCCCCATTTCCTGCCCCCCCCCCCGGGATCTGCGCCCTCTCCTCCCCCTCAGCCCCCGCGATTGCCCCTCAAAAATCCCAGATCTGCCCCTTTTTCCTGCCCCAAAACCCTCGGCGGTCTGAATCCTCCATCTCTTTATTCTCTCAAGATCTCCGGGATTTGCTCCTCCTGGATTTTCCCCCTCCAGGatcttcccctttccctgcgcCCCTAAATCCCCGGAATCTGCCCCTAAATCCCCGGGATCTGCCCCTAAATCCCCAAGATTGACCCCACATTTTTTAGGGACCCCCCTCCAGCCCCCACAcccctccctgagccctgcccggATTTTGGGGGGGGTCTCAGGCCGTGACATCCCAACGGGAGCAGCTCCCAAACCCACATTCCCCACTCCATtgtcccttccctgtcccaAACCTCACCgaaaccaccccaaaaacgGCCCCAAACCCTTGTGCAACCCCGGTTACACCATCCCCCACCCATTCTCTGGCCGTTACCGGCAGCACCCGGAGCCACCCCAAAATTTTTTTTGGgaataaaatcacaaaaatcCGTCCTGGGAAATCCTgaagggtttttatttttttttttgggtgctGCACCTGTCCCGGTGCTGACAGGTAGCACCAAATCTTTTAATTCCTTAATTGGCACCTTTGAGGAGGCGTTGGCAGAGCTGTTCCGTGCCCTGGGgggttgggatttgggatttggcaGAGCCGGGGTGTGAATCACAGCACAAGGAGCTCACCTCACCTGCCGGGCAGGTGTTGGCACAGGTGGGCGTGgag
The Melospiza georgiana isolate bMelGeo1 chromosome 26, bMelGeo1.pri, whole genome shotgun sequence genome window above contains:
- the GADD45B gene encoding growth arrest and DNA damage-inducible protein GADD45 beta; this translates as MTLEELVPCDSSKMQAVSEAVERVLVAAQRQDRLTVGVYESAKLMNVDPDSVVLCVLATDEEDEGDIALQIHFTLIQAFCCDNDIHILRVSGMQRLAAILGEPQADSEPRDLHCLLVTNPHTDAWKSQGLAEVANYCAESRDRNQWVPFVCLQER
- the LOC131093659 gene encoding cocaine- and amphetamine-regulated transcript protein-like, with the protein product MQNMENALLCLLCLLGSGLILLGTPEPVPELRPGLSPPGHGREEPELAEALREVLAELGTREPPALEKRLSWVPWCEPWQSCAVRRGARIGKRCSCSPGTSCNLFTLKCS
- the GNG7 gene encoding guanine nucleotide-binding protein G(I)/G(S)/G(O) subunit gamma-7 isoform X1, with amino-acid sequence MSLFLVFCHLPLPQSRGNATFNPKAVRLFLGTLPEFQSSGMSPHPLGGSRAGKTGYFPSNFPPCPSAPAKPLLEGLIPNPKSQIPNPAPSSARRDSRGHSRARPGIPPPGGNSLLSLISRTVPALFFYSRSDSSSVFETRAWCYPWSRGWSREFFLFLLLLLLLLRGSNPSILGGSRGMGIPRGAGSDILGSGCFGCLPHAGVLPEPKPRWSWEMGKGKREKGKRRWEKGKGKREMGKGKWEKGKGSGIRDGRREMGWEKGKGKREKGDGMGKEKREKGKGKREKGRGKREKGDGMGKGKREKGDGKRSQEKGQGAGKRDRRREKGWEKEKGWEKRFGKGKKGSGEGKIDWEKGNGRWEKEPGKGTRSWGK